ATTTGCCGCATCCGCTTGGACCGACAATGCTTACAAACTCTCCTTCACGAATCGAAAAGTTGATATTATCAAGAGCCGTTATCTCCCCATTGAGGGATTGATAGTTCATTCCTACATCATGTATCTCAAGAAGCTGGTTCAATGGCACTCCCCCCTTAGGCATCTTATCTATTTAATAGTCTATTAAAGGATGTATTCATGGGTGAGGAATACGAAAATTTACCAAATTCGCATGACAGCGCGTAGTTGCAATGTCTAAGAAAATTATGTGATGCCCCAGAAATATATGGCGTGAACATTACTTATAAAGAAGTATTCAAAATGCTAAACTTATCTAATGATGAGTAGCTTAGACTAAGTGCATATGGAAAACAGAACAGCCGTAGACTTTTCAAAGTCACGGCTGTTCTGTTGTAGAAAATCATCAGTATTATATTATTCTTTTACTATTGGGCCAAGTTCTAGATTAAACATTTAAAGTTCCTAGATAGAAATCAGGAATCTAATCTAGTCCAACTCTATAACCGCTGTTTTTAAGCGCTGTAATCCTTCTTCTATCACTGAGCGGGAACAACCCAAATTGAGCCGCGCAAAGCCTTCTCCTCCAGGTCCAAATAGGTAACCGGCATTTAAGCCTACCCCCGCCTTATGTACTAGGAATTTCTGTAATTCCTTCGGTTCCATCCCCAATGCCCTAAAATCAAGCCACATCAGGTAGGTTCCTTCAGGTCGGATCGCCTGAATCTGGGGCAGCTCTCGGGCAAGGAAGGATACTAAAAACTCTTCGTTTCCCTTCAAATAGTGCATTAGCTGTTCCAGCCAATCCCAGCCATGACGATAGGCTGCTTCCATTGCCGTTATGCCGAACACATTAGGATGATGAATTCCGGTCAAATCTAGTGATGCTTGATAGCTCTGTCGAAGCGTGGAATTCGGAATAATCAAGTTCGAGGTTTGCAAACCAGCTAGGTTGAACGTCTTGCTAGGGGCTGTGCAAACAATCGATTGCTCGGCCAATTCTGGAGATAGAGAGGCGAAGGGAATATGTCGATAACCCTCATAGATAAGATCACCATGAATTTCGTCAGAAATGACTAGGACATCCTGAGCTACGCAAAGTTTTCCTAAGCGTTCCAGTTCTCCTCGTCCCCACACTCGCCCAACAGGATTGTGCGGGTTGCAAAGAATCATCATCTTAACACCACTTGTAAACTTCTCTTCCAAGTCCACAAAATCCATGGTGTACCGACCGTCTTCCAAGATTAGCTGGCTATTCACAACCTCACGGCCATGATTTTTTATCGCCTGAAAGAAAGGCGGATAAACTGGGGATTGAATAAGAACTTTATCCCCAGGCTTAGTTAAACTCCGTACTAATTCATTTAATGCTGGAACAATTCCGGGGCTGAATGTAATCCAGTCTTTTTGGATCACCCAACCATGCCTCTTCTGAGTCCAATCAATGAGCGCCAGGTAATATTCGTCCGTTCCGTCTGAATAACCGTATATTCCATGCTTCGCACGGTTCACCAATGCCTCAATCACGTCATCTGGGGCAGGAAAATCCATATCAGCGACCCACATCGGCAAAATGTCTTCGCGACCAAAAAACCGTTGATTAAAATCCCATTTTATGGAACCAGTGTCTTTCCTGTCGGTTATTTGGTCAAAATCGTAGCGCATTGAATCTCTCCCATACTAATTATTTCTTCAAACTCTATAAAGTTCCTGTCAAACGTATGATTCAAATGCCCTCAGAAGCAGCCTTTATCGCATGGACGATCTTGTTATAGCCAGTACATCGGCAGAGATTACCCGCTATAGAGAGCTTAATTTCTTCTTCGGTTGGATGAGGATTTGCCATTAGTAAGGCTTTTGCGGACATGAGCATTCCCGGTGTACAGTAGCCACATTGAACTGCGATGTTATTAATAAAGGATTCCTGTAGTCTATCTAACTGTCCGTCCTTTTCCAGTGCTTCGATGGTAAGTATTTCCTTACCTCTGACTTGAGGTGCTAGGACAAGGCAAGAATTAACCGCTTTTCCATTCATAATGACTGTGCAAGAGCCGCACTCTCCTTCACTACATCCTTCTTTTGTCCCCGTTAGTCCTAGTTCCTCTCTCAACAAATCAACTAATCTCATGGTTGGACGAATATCCATCGTATGCTCTTTTCCGTTAACCGTAAACTCTATAAGCATAACTTTTCCACCCTTATCTTAAACTATTTCGACTTCTAAAGACTGATCGGCTATTAAGGCAGTCAATATTTTTTCTGGTGTCAGTGGCATGATTGATAAGGCTGTCCCAAGAGCATTGTTTACAGCATTGATCACAGCAGCAGCAACAGGAACGAAGGCTATTTCCCCCACACTTTTGGCACCGAAGGGACCTTCATCTCCTCCTTGTTCAATCAAAAACGTTTTGACTGTGGGCATATCAGGAGCATTAATCACATGATAGTTTTTGAAACTGCTGTTCAGGATACTGCCGTCTCTACCTACCCTTACTTCTTCAAATAAGGCGTAGCCTATCCCCATCTGAACGCCCCCCTGAATCTGTCCTTCGACCATTCCAGGATTTATTGCTTTTCCAATATCATGAACTGCCAGATAATCTGTAACACTGACCTTGCCAGTCTTTGTGTCAACCTCGACCTCGGCGAAATGTACGGCATATACACCCGGATTAGACGACCCATGATAGGTATGCGTAATCACGATGTCGGTATCATCCATGATTTTAGCGGTCGTCGCAATTTCACGGTAACTTAGGGCATGTTGTTCATTTCCAATAACCAATACTTTTCCGTCTTCTGCCTTTAAAGACAGTTTAGGCTTCTGCATAATAAGGGATGCACATTCCAATAGTTTCTCTTTAACCATCTTAGCTACTTCATAGGCACAGGCACCACAAATATAGGTAACTCTACTCCCATAAGAACCAAAATCATAAGGTCCATAGTCTGTATCTGCTTCTAAAACGGTAATGTAACTTGGATCAAGATCTAATACCTCGGCGGCAATCTGTTTCATCGAAGTAATCGTTCCACAGCCAATATCATGTAGACCAGTATTCAAAATGAAACTGCCATCCTCATTCATTTTCAGGGTCATGGTGCTATGTTCAGGAAAACCGCCGTACATACCATTTTTATGGGCTGCGCAGGCAAATCCTATCCCCCGGCGATACCTACCGTCACCCGGATCCCTCTTATATCGGTTGCTCCAACCAAACGTTTCAGCCCCTTTTTTCAAACACTCAATTACCTGAGCATTTCCCAGTGAAAAGTGGGAAGCTTTATCAATATCATAGGGATGAACAAGATTCTTGAGTCTGAATTCTACAGGGTCCAACATCAACCTTTTGGCTACAGCATCCATATGGATTTCCAGAGCAGTCATTATTTCAGGAGCACCCCACCCTCTTGCCCCACCTCCAACCGGTGTATTGGTATATACAATCCTTCCATGATGTTTGTAATAAGGGATTCTATATAATCTCGATGTTTTCTTGGACATTGCAAAAGCATTGTCCACAGAACTGGTAGCGTAGGCTCCAGCATCTATAACGCTATCAACCTTGCAATCGACCAGTATTCCACCTTTTGTGACACTTGTTCGTATACTAGTACTCGTTGCAGGTCTCGTCATAGTAGCGATAATGCTTTCTTCCCTATTAAACATTAATTTGACAGGACGTCTAACCGCCTTGGCTAAAAAAGCGGTAATCGGCTCAATGATCGCTT
This sequence is a window from Desulfosporosinus sp. Sb-LF. Protein-coding genes within it:
- a CDS encoding MalY/PatB family protein; translation: MRYDFDQITDRKDTGSIKWDFNQRFFGREDILPMWVADMDFPAPDDVIEALVNRAKHGIYGYSDGTDEYYLALIDWTQKRHGWVIQKDWITFSPGIVPALNELVRSLTKPGDKVLIQSPVYPPFFQAIKNHGREVVNSQLILEDGRYTMDFVDLEEKFTSGVKMMILCNPHNPVGRVWGRGELERLGKLCVAQDVLVISDEIHGDLIYEGYRHIPFASLSPELAEQSIVCTAPSKTFNLAGLQTSNLIIPNSTLRQSYQASLDLTGIHHPNVFGITAMEAAYRHGWDWLEQLMHYLKGNEEFLVSFLARELPQIQAIRPEGTYLMWLDFRALGMEPKELQKFLVHKAGVGLNAGYLFGPGGEGFARLNLGCSRSVIEEGLQRLKTAVIELD
- a CDS encoding (2Fe-2S)-binding protein — its product is MLIEFTVNGKEHTMDIRPTMRLVDLLREELGLTGTKEGCSEGECGSCTVIMNGKAVNSCLVLAPQVRGKEILTIEALEKDGQLDRLQESFINNIAVQCGYCTPGMLMSAKALLMANPHPTEEEIKLSIAGNLCRCTGYNKIVHAIKAASEGI
- a CDS encoding molybdopterin cofactor-binding domain-containing protein, whose amino-acid sequence is MKILNKDLKYVGKTFPIHDATQKVRGELVYVSDMKLPNMLYAKLLLSPIAHGLITKLDTSRAKALPGVIGVFTHINTPNKPYSRYRIVPNQEFCTEDERLFTEKVRFAGDRVAAVVATTLEIAKEAVSLIRVDYDVLPVLSTPEEALLDYQTKIHPNGNLIHQFTYELGEKTPIFNENIFVETSTVTQKVHHAALETHVCVADYNSSGKLTIWAACQGAFGVRTIVADLLELSYNKVRVIKMPTGGSFGGRQEAIIEPITAFLAKAVRRPVKLMFNREESIIATMTRPATSTSIRTSVTKGGILVDCKVDSVIDAGAYATSSVDNAFAMSKKTSRLYRIPYYKHHGRIVYTNTPVGGGARGWGAPEIMTALEIHMDAVAKRLMLDPVEFRLKNLVHPYDIDKASHFSLGNAQVIECLKKGAETFGWSNRYKRDPGDGRYRRGIGFACAAHKNGMYGGFPEHSTMTLKMNEDGSFILNTGLHDIGCGTITSMKQIAAEVLDLDPSYITVLEADTDYGPYDFGSYGSRVTYICGACAYEVAKMVKEKLLECASLIMQKPKLSLKAEDGKVLVIGNEQHALSYREIATTAKIMDDTDIVITHTYHGSSNPGVYAVHFAEVEVDTKTGKVSVTDYLAVHDIGKAINPGMVEGQIQGGVQMGIGYALFEEVRVGRDGSILNSSFKNYHVINAPDMPTVKTFLIEQGGDEGPFGAKSVGEIAFVPVAAAVINAVNNALGTALSIMPLTPEKILTALIADQSLEVEIV